From one Formosa sediminum genomic stretch:
- the cobA gene encoding uroporphyrinogen-III C-methyltransferase, with the protein MKKADIQPKVTLVGAGPGDPDLLTLKAVKALNKAKAVLYDALVNEDILEHAPHAVKLYIGKRKGNHSYTQDQINDLLVSYAKKYGKVVRLKGGDPFVFGRGKEETDYLEGFGIKTAIIPGITSAIAVPASVGIPVTHRKVSESFWVITGTTSNRTISSDITLAAQSTATVVILMGMSKLTEIVAIYKQNKRADMPVAVIQNGTKKEAKQAVGTISNIINLVQDKQLSSPAIIIIGEVVNGHKSLLTYFNEQFMEDDFIYQNLDIEPITK; encoded by the coding sequence ATGAAAAAAGCAGACATTCAACCTAAAGTGACGCTTGTTGGGGCTGGTCCAGGAGACCCAGATTTACTGACTTTAAAAGCTGTAAAAGCACTTAACAAAGCCAAAGCTGTACTCTACGATGCTTTGGTTAATGAAGATATTTTAGAACATGCACCACATGCCGTTAAATTATATATAGGAAAACGTAAAGGCAATCACAGTTACACACAAGACCAGATTAACGATTTGTTAGTGAGTTACGCTAAAAAATACGGTAAAGTTGTACGACTAAAAGGTGGAGACCCTTTTGTTTTTGGTCGTGGCAAAGAAGAAACAGATTACCTAGAAGGGTTTGGTATAAAAACGGCCATTATTCCAGGAATTACCTCAGCCATAGCCGTTCCTGCTTCGGTTGGAATTCCTGTTACGCACCGTAAAGTTTCTGAGAGTTTTTGGGTGATTACAGGTACAACTTCTAATCGTACAATTTCTAGCGACATTACCTTAGCTGCCCAATCTACAGCCACAGTTGTTATTTTAATGGGCATGTCTAAACTTACCGAAATTGTAGCCATTTACAAACAGAACAAACGGGCTGATATGCCTGTAGCTGTAATACAAAACGGCACCAAAAAAGAAGCCAAACAGGCTGTTGGCACCATATCAAATATTATAAATTTAGTACAAGACAAACAACTCTCATCGCCTGCCATTATTATTATCGGAGAAGTCGTAAACGGCCATAAAAGTTTACTGACTTATTTTAATGAACAATTTATGGAAGACGATTTTATATATCAAAATTTAGACATAGAACCGATAACAAAATAA
- a CDS encoding sulfite exporter TauE/SafE family protein → MEFLSTNVFIIFAVILVCISFLYASVGHGGASGYLALMALFTFPIAIIKPTALLLNIFVSGISFWYFKKNKHFKWNLFYPFAITSIPAAFIGGYLTINTTLYKQILGAFLIIAVLRILGVFGKEQTTLKSVNLPLALVIGCGIGLFSGMIGIGGGIILSPIILLLAWGTTKESAAVSALFIFVNSLSGIVGFLLKNDSFPTESFYLIPFALVGGTLGAIYGSQKFSNVKLTYMLSLVLVLASIKLFMF, encoded by the coding sequence ATGGAATTTCTTAGCACAAATGTATTTATAATATTTGCTGTCATCCTGGTGTGTATTTCCTTTTTATACGCTTCGGTAGGACATGGTGGTGCTAGTGGTTACTTAGCATTAATGGCTTTATTTACATTTCCTATTGCTATAATTAAACCGACTGCGCTTTTGCTTAATATTTTTGTGAGTGGTATTTCATTCTGGTATTTTAAAAAGAATAAGCATTTTAAATGGAATCTATTTTATCCGTTTGCCATAACTTCTATCCCGGCTGCGTTTATTGGTGGTTACCTTACCATTAATACTACTTTATACAAGCAAATTTTAGGTGCATTTTTAATCATTGCTGTCTTACGTATTTTGGGTGTTTTTGGTAAAGAGCAAACCACGCTAAAATCTGTAAACCTGCCCCTTGCATTAGTTATTGGCTGTGGCATTGGGTTGTTTTCAGGTATGATTGGTATTGGAGGTGGCATCATATTAAGTCCGATAATTTTACTTTTAGCTTGGGGAACTACAAAAGAATCGGCAGCCGTTTCTGCACTATTTATATTTGTAAATTCTCTCTCAGGTATTGTTGGTTTTCTTTTAAAAAACGACAGTTTCCCAACGGAATCCTTCTACCTCATTCCTTTTGCATTAGTTGGCGGTACATTAGGTGCTATATATGGTAGTCAGAAATTTTCAAATGTTAAGTTAACCTATATGCTATCACTTGTACTGGTCTTAGCATCTATTAAATTATTTATGTTTTAA
- a CDS encoding MoaD/ThiS family protein, which translates to MITIKYFGMLAEHTQCNEEQLDFKAVKLSELLEDLNIKYKFNPDSFHVALNRKLVQDSEDITLQLQDEIALLPPFAGG; encoded by the coding sequence ATGATTACAATAAAATATTTTGGCATGCTAGCCGAACACACCCAATGTAATGAAGAGCAACTTGATTTTAAAGCCGTAAAATTATCGGAATTACTTGAAGATTTAAATATAAAATACAAGTTTAATCCAGACTCATTTCATGTCGCATTAAACCGCAAACTCGTTCAAGATTCCGAAGATATTACGCTGCAATTACAAGACGAAATTGCACTTTTACCTCCTTTTGCAGGCGGATAA
- a CDS encoding molybdenum cofactor biosynthesis protein MoaE, producing the protein MKNIFIEGAIPPSFIADSIAKHQSKHTIGGHNIFLGQVRADVIDHKTVAAIDFTAYEDMALEQIADIREKAFKTFNLTCMHIYHSLGTVKAGELCFFVFVSAKHSKDVYAATEYLVNIIKKKVPIFGKEIFEDNSHQWKTNIT; encoded by the coding sequence ATGAAAAATATCTTTATTGAAGGCGCCATACCACCTAGTTTTATAGCAGATTCTATTGCTAAACACCAAAGCAAACATACTATTGGTGGACATAATATTTTTTTAGGACAAGTACGTGCAGATGTTATAGACCATAAAACAGTTGCTGCTATAGATTTTACCGCCTACGAAGATATGGCTTTAGAACAGATTGCAGATATACGTGAAAAAGCATTTAAAACATTTAACCTAACCTGTATGCATATTTACCACAGCTTAGGCACGGTTAAGGCAGGAGAACTCTGTTTTTTTGTATTCGTTTCTGCCAAACATAGCAAAGATGTATATGCCGCCACAGAATATCTTGTTAACATTATAAAAAAGAAAGTACCCATTTTTGGTAAAGAAATTTTTGAAGACAATTCTCACCAATGGAAAACAAATATTACATAA
- a CDS encoding molybdenum cofactor guanylyltransferase, protein MNIQKHISVYILCGGKSSRMQTEKGLVVFKNKPFIEWILEAVKPISNQIFLITENTDYSVYNYPLIADIYKNKGPVGGIHTALSHTSTQQNLILSCDIPMISTHIINRYLIHSKVINSNIAFVSDRTRDYPLIGMYSTKNLERFEVAIQQNHLKLMHLIQSSTYHRIQVAARDFDALYNINTQAELQTLIQRKL, encoded by the coding sequence ATGAATATACAAAAACACATATCTGTTTATATTCTTTGTGGCGGAAAAAGTTCTCGTATGCAAACAGAGAAAGGACTAGTTGTGTTTAAAAACAAACCGTTTATAGAATGGATTTTAGAGGCCGTAAAACCCATCTCCAATCAGATATTTCTTATTACAGAAAATACAGATTATAGTGTTTACAACTATCCTTTGATTGCAGATATTTATAAAAACAAAGGACCTGTAGGAGGTATCCACACAGCATTATCACATACAAGTACTCAACAAAATTTAATATTAAGTTGCGATATCCCTATGATATCAACCCATATTATAAACCGGTATTTAATACATTCAAAAGTAATTAATTCTAACATTGCTTTTGTTTCAGACCGTACTAGAGATTACCCTTTAATTGGGATGTATAGCACTAAAAATTTAGAACGTTTTGAAGTTGCTATTCAGCAGAATCATTTAAAGTTAATGCACCTCATTCAGTCTTCTACGTATCATCGCATACAAGTAGCAGCACGAGATTTTGATGCGTTATATAACATTAACACCCAAGCCGAATTACAAACTTTAATACAGCGTAAATTATGA
- a CDS encoding precorrin-2 dehydrogenase/sirohydrochlorin ferrochelatase family protein, with amino-acid sequence MERNELYPVFLKVNQLDVLIVGGGNVGLEKLSFLLKSSPNANVDVVSINFLDELKDLAAQHPNVNLIQKAYDISDLEQRHFVIGCTDNLNVNLQINQEAKAKHLLVNIADTPDQCDFYLGGIVTKGHVKIAISTNGKSPTTAKRLRQLFEEILPEDITELVSNLNTYRKTLKGDFQAKVDEMNKVTEGLVSKKQNK; translated from the coding sequence ATGGAACGTAACGAATTATATCCCGTATTTTTAAAAGTAAATCAGCTAGACGTCCTTATAGTAGGTGGCGGAAATGTTGGTTTAGAGAAATTAAGTTTTCTTTTAAAATCTAGCCCAAATGCCAATGTAGATGTGGTTTCTATAAATTTTTTAGACGAACTTAAAGATTTGGCAGCACAGCATCCTAACGTAAATTTAATTCAGAAAGCGTATGACATTTCAGATTTAGAACAACGTCATTTTGTTATTGGCTGTACAGACAATTTAAATGTTAATCTTCAAATTAATCAAGAAGCAAAAGCCAAACATCTTCTTGTAAATATTGCAGACACACCAGACCAATGCGATTTTTATTTAGGTGGAATTGTCACCAAAGGTCACGTAAAAATCGCCATTTCTACAAACGGAAAATCGCCAACTACAGCAAAACGTTTACGTCAGTTATTTGAAGAAATTCTTCCAGAAGATATTACTGAATTGGTATCAAACTTAAACACCTACAGAAAAACCTTAAAAGGTGATTTTCAAGCTAAAGTAGACGAAATGAATAAAGTTACCGAAGGATTAGTTTCTAAAAAACAAAACAAATGA